In Ipomoea triloba cultivar NCNSP0323 chromosome 15, ASM357664v1, one genomic interval encodes:
- the LOC116007076 gene encoding thioredoxin-like protein CDSP32, chloroplastic, whose translation MAAITNFLLIKPTPELSSIPRITPFSHDPSATLQGTRRKIKLSANNLRPNRPLFVAKAAGVGAAASGVKKADKNERVQKVHSTEEFDTALRQAGNRLVVVEFAASTSEQSSNIYPFMVNLSRTCNDVDFLLVMGDESEKTQELCRREKIEKVPHFSFYKCMEKIHEEEGIGPDMLMGDVLYYGDSHSAVVQLHSGGDAESLIEKHRKDRKLVVLDVGLKHCGPCVKVYPLVVKLSKQMEDSVVFARMNGDENDSCMNFLKEMDVVEVPTFLFIRDGLICGRYVGSGKGELIGEILRYQGVRVTY comes from the exons ATGGCTGCTATCACAAACTTCCTCCTCATAAAGCCAACCCCGGAATTATCATCCATCCCCAGAATCACCCCCTTCTCTCACGACCCATCCGCAACCTTACAGGGAACTCGCCGGAAAATTAAACTATCCGCAAATAACCTCAGACCAAACAGGCCCTTATTTGTAGCAAAAGCGGCCGGCGTCGGAGCCGCCGCCAGCGGGGTGAAGAAAGCGGACAAGAATGAGAGAGTGCAGAAAGTCCACAGCACGGAGGAGTTCGACACGGCACTCCGGCAGGCCGGGAACCGGCTGGTCGTGGTGGAATTCGCGGCCAGCACGAGCGAACAGTCGAGCAATATCTACCCGTTCATGGTGAACCTGAGCCGGACGTGCAACGACGTGGATTTTTTGCTGGTGATGGGCGACGAATCGGAGAAGACGCAGGAGCTTTGCCGGCGGGAGAAGATCGAGAAAGTCCCCCACTTCAGCTTCTACAAGTGCATGGAGAAAATCCACGAGGAGGAAGGGATAG gcCCGGATATGCTGATGGGCGACGTGCTCTACTACGGCGACAGCCACTCCGCCGTGGTGCAGCTCCACAGCGGCGGCGACGCGGAGAGCCTGATCGAGAAGCACCGGAAGGACCGGAAACTGGTGGTTCTGGACGTGGGGCTCAAGCACTGTGGGCCGTGCGTGAAGGTGTACCCCTTGGTGGTTAAGCTGTCGAAGCAGATGGAGGACTCGGTGGTTTTTGCGCGGATGAACGGCGACGAGAATGATAGCTGCATGAATTTCTTGAAAGAAATGGACGTGGTTGAAGTGCCCACGTTTTTGTTCATCAGAGATGGGTTGATTTGTGGGAGATACGTCGGCTCCGGCAAGGGGGAGCTCATCGGAGAAATTCTTAGATACCAAGGCGTTAGGGTGACTTATTAG
- the LOC116005614 gene encoding ornithine decarboxylase-like, translated as MERQPIIVSGLNPAAILRSTVGAPAEDRKRIVPLTKDALNDFIKSIVLKKQEAKDPFYVMDLGEVVSLMDKWTTAFPNVRPFYAVKCNPEPSFLTVLAAMGANFDCASRSEIDFVLSLGVAPDRIVFANPCKPEADVVYAANVGVNLTTFDSEHEVEKIKRFHPNCDLLLRIKPVRDGNARCPMGPKYGALPEEVEPLLRAARAARLNVTGVSFHIGSGDADAGAYRGAIAAARTVFDTATRLGLPKLQLLDIGGGFTAGHQFNDAVKAVNQSLHEFFGDEPGLTIIAEPGRFFAETSFTLATTVIGKRVRGELREYWINDGLYGSMNCILYDHATVTATPLAGASDPGSICRESKTFASTVFGPTCDALDTVLRDYQLPELQVNDWLVFPNMGAYTKAAGSNFNGFNTSTILTHMAYAYPN; from the coding sequence ATGGAGCGCCAGCCCATCATTGTCTCCGGCTTGAACCCCGCCGCCATTCTCCGGTCAACCGTCGGAGCGCCGGCGGAGGACCGGAAAAGGATCGTCCCCCTCACCAAAGATGCTCTCAATGATTTCATTAAGTCCATTGTTTTGAAGAAGCAAGAGGCGAAAGATCCCTTTTACGTGATGGACTTGGGTGAGGTTGTGAGTCTCATGGATAAATGGACAACCGCTTTCCCTAACGTCCGTCCATTCTACGCCGTTAAGTGTAACCCCGAGCCGTCTTTCCTCACGGTTTTAGCCGCTATGGGTGCCAACTTTGACTGCGCTAGCCGATCTGAAATCGACTTCGTTTTGTCCCTCGGCGTGGCGCCTGACCGTATTGTATTTGCTAATCCTTGCAAGCCGGAAGCCGATGTTGTGTACGCGGCTAATGTCGGCGTGAACCTCACAACGTTTGATTCGGAGCACGAGGTCGAGAAAATTAAGAGGTTTCACCCCAACTGCGATTTGCTCCTACGGATCAAGCCGGTTCGCGACGGCAATGCTCGGTGTCCGATGGGTCCTAAATACGGCGCGCTGCCGGAGGAGGTTGAGCCGTTGCTGCGCGCCGCGCGGGCGGCGCGGCTTAATGTCACGGGCGTTTCGTTCCACATTGGCAGCGGCGACGCGGACGCCGGCGCGTACAGGGGAGCCATAGCCGCGGCTAGAACCGTTTTCGATACGGCTACTCGGCTCGGCTTGCCCAAATTGCAACTCCTCGACATCGGCGGCGGCTTCACTGCTGGACACCAATTTAACGACGCCGTCAAGGCCGTTAACCAATCGCTCCACGAGTTCTTCGGCGACGAACCGGGTCTAACAATCATCGCTGAACCGGGGCGGTTCTTCGCGGAAACTTCTTTCACGTTAGCCACCACTGTCATCGGGAAGCGCGTGAGGGGCGAGCTCCGAGAATACTGGATCAACGATGGCCTGTACGGTTCAATGAACTGTATTCTATACGATCACGCAACTGTGACAGCCACGCCCCTGGCGGGCGCGTCAGACCCGGGTAGTATTTGCCGAGAGTCGAAAACGTTCGCGTCAACGGTGTTCGGGCCCACATGCGACGCGCTTGACACGGTGTTGAGGGATTACCAACTACCGGAACTACAAGTCAACGACTGGCTGGTGTTTCCTAACATGGGTGCCTACACGAAGGCTGCCGGCTCAAACTTTAATGGTTTCAATACCTCAACAATTCTCACTCACATGGCCTATGCCTATCCAAATTAA
- the LOC116006683 gene encoding mechanosensitive ion channel protein 6-like: MEKLRRSFKALSPDHPPRQEDERRVLLNQIEAQEDPIAAMAMAPPLSSSSPSPPLSRSSPSPSPSPAAGDSTDFNAAAAGKETELSLSSSGKSGANNAQDIVNKVWRDSSYDFSNDAPAKAKTSNKGGFDFITESPLSRVAESPNLGQISPKEVRVSFNENLNEPVRRRSNVSGNNAAAAEEVVVCSSTSSFRRKSGVLSTRMKSRLLDPREDHNDQRSQKITMKSGILGKGSEIDEDDPFLDEDFPNEYKKIKFSPLSILQLLSLVLIIALLICTLTIGLLRRKAVFELELWKWELMVLVLICGRMVSGWGIRLVVFFIERNFLLRKRVLYFVYGLRNSVQNCIWLSLVLIAWQCIFDKRVERATDGKVLPYVTRIWVCLLVGTFIWLLKTLLVKVLAMSFHVTAFFDRIQESLFNQYVIETLSGPPLIEIQQEQEEEEKMMAEVQKLQSAGATLPPDLKATVFPKSGRLIGTPRKSPTSATARSSTPAFSRVMSKREREKDEEGGISIDHLHRLNQKNISAWNMKRLMNIVRKGVLSTLDEQLQESTGEDESAVQITSEKQAKIAAKKIFINVAKSGSKFIYIEDLMRFMREDEASKAMRLFEGGTEAKGISKRALKNWVVNAFRERRALALSLNDTKTAVNKLHQMLNVLVAILIVVIWLLILRVATTHFFVFISSQVLLVVFMFGNTAKTTFEAIIFLFVMHPYDVGDRVEIDGVQMIVEEMNILTTVFLRFDNQKITYPNSVLSTKPISNYYRSPDMGDAIDFAIHISTPMEKIATMKERITRYIENKSEHWYPAPMIVMRDIEDLNRIKWSIWLSHTMNFQDMGERWMRRAQLVEEMIRIFRELDIEYRMLPLDVNVRNLPHLTSTRLPSNWTACST; encoded by the exons ATGGAAAAGCTGAGAAGATCCTTCAAAGCTCTTTCTCCGGATCACCCTCCCAGACAGGAAGACGAGCGAAGAGTTCTGTTGAACCAGATCGAAGCCCAGGAAGATCCCATTGCGGCTATGGCTATGGCTCCGCCGCTCTCGTCTTCCTCGCCGTCGCCGCCGCTCTCCCggtcttctccttctccttctccctCGCCGGCCGCCGGAGATTCCACCGACTTCAATGCGGCGGCGGCGGGTAAAGAAACCGAGCTTTCATTATCGTCTTCCGGGAAAAGCGGCGCGAATAATGCACAGGATATAGTGAACAAGGTTTGGAGAGATTCCAGCTACGATTTCTCCAACGATGCTCCGGCGAAAGCTAAAACCAGTAATAAAGGCGGTTTCGACTTTATAACTGAATCGCCGTTGTCGAGGGTGGCGGAGAGTCCCAACTTGGGTCAGATTTCGCCCAAGGAAGTTAGGGTATCGTTTAATGAGAATTTGAACGAGCCGGTTCGCCGCCGGTCCAACGTAAGCGGCAATaatgcggcggcggcggaggaggtgGTGGTGTGCAGCTCCACCTCGTCGTTCCGGCGAAAGTCCGGCGTTTTATCGACGAGGATGAAGTCGAGGCTATTGGACCCCCGAGAGGACCATAATGATCAAAGGTCTCAGAAGATAACAATGAAATCAGGGATTTTAGGTAAAGGGAGTGAAATTGATGAAGATGACCCTTTCTTGGATGAGGATTTCCCAAATGAGTATAAGAAGATTAAGTTTAGCCCACTTTCAATTCTGCAGTTATTGAGTTTGGTTTTGATAATTGCTCTCTTGATTTGTACTCTCACAATTGGTTTATTGAGGAGAAAGGCTGTTTTTGAGCTTGAATTGTGGAAATGGGAGTTAATGGTTTTGGTGCTAATTTGTGGGAGAATGGTGTCTGGGTGGGGGATAAGGCTAGTTGTGTTCTTCATTGAGAGAAATTTTCTATTGCGAAAACGGGTTTTATACTTTGTGTATGGGCTGAGAAATTCGGTGCAGAATTGTATCTGGTTGAGCTTAGTTTTGATTGCTTGGCAGTGTATATTCGACAAGAGGGTCGAGAGGGCGACGGATGGGAAAGTATTGCCTTATGTGACTCGGATTTGGGTGTGTCTCTTAGTAGGAACGTTTATATGGCTCCTAAAGACATTGCTCGTTAAGGTGCTCGCGATGTCGTTCCACGTTACAGCGTTTTTCGATCGGATTCAGGAGTCGTTGTTCAACCAATACGTGATCGAGACTCTATCGGGCCCTCCCTTGATTGAGATTCAGCAAGAGCAAGAAGAGGAGGAGAAGATGATGGCCGAAGTGCAAAAGCTTCAGAGTGCCGGGGCTACATTGCCTCCCGACCTAAAGGCAACCGTGTTTCCGAAGAGTGGAAGGCTTATTGGAACTCCCCGAAAGAGTCCGACTTCTGCTACTGCGAGGAGTTCCACTCCCGCTTTTTCTAGGGTCATGTCTAAGAGGGAAAGGGAAAAGGACGAGGAAGGAGGGATTAGTATTGACCATTTGCATAGGCTCAATCAAAAGAACATATCGGCTTGGAATATGAAGAGGCTGATGAATATTGTTCGAAAGGGCGTGCTGTCAACTTTGGACGAGCAGCTTCAAGAGTCTACGGGTGAAGATGAGTCTGCAGTTCAAATCACGAGTGAGAAACAAGCAAAAATTGCAGCGAAAAAGATATTCATCAATGTTGCTAAGTCTGGCTCCAA GTTCATTTATATAGAGGATTTGATGCGCTTTATGAGAGAGGATGAAGCATCAAAAGCCATGCGTCTTTTTGAAGGAGGAACCGAGGCCAAAGGAATTAGCAAGCGGGCTCTCAAAAATTGGGTG GTCAATGCATTTAGAGAACGGAGAGCTCTCGCTTTGTCTCTGAATGACACTAAAACTGCAGTAAACAAACTGCATCAGATGTTGAATGTTCTTGTAGCTATACTCATAGTGGTCATCTGGCTTCTAATACTTCGAGTTGCAACTACCCATTTTTTCGTCTTTATAAGCTCTCAGGTCCTGCTAGTGGTGTTCATGTTTGGAAACACTGCTAAGACGACGTTCGAGGCGATTATCTTCTTGTTTGTAATGCATCCGTATGATGTTGGTGACCGTGTTGAGATCGATGGAGTTCAG ATGATAGTCGAAGAGATGAATATACTGACTACGGTTTTCCTGAGATTCGACAATCAAAAAATCACATATCCAAATAGCGTCTTGTCGACAAAACCTATAAGCAATTACTACCGAAGTCCAGACATGGGAGATGCAATCGATTTTGCCATTCACATCTCAACTCCCATGGAAAAGATTGCGACAATGAAAGAGAGAATAACAAG GTACATTGAGAACAAAAGTGAACATTGGTATCCGGCTCCGATGATAGTGATGAGAGACATAGAGGACTTGAACCGGATAAAATGGTCGATTTGGCTATCGCACACGATGAACTTCCAGGACATGGGGGAGAGGTGGATGAGGAGAGCTCAACTGGTGGAAGAGATGATAAGAATATTTAGGGAGCTCGATATAGAGTATCGCATGTTGCCTCTGGACGTGAATGTTCGAAACTTGCCTCACCTCACTTCCACCAGACTTCCCTCTAACTGGACTGCTTGCTCCACATGA